The following proteins come from a genomic window of Miscanthus floridulus cultivar M001 chromosome 2, ASM1932011v1, whole genome shotgun sequence:
- the LOC136536795 gene encoding uncharacterized protein, with amino-acid sequence MASQGWCADRLADWLKKNPNKGPKDAKDKLEGDYGITLKYSKAWSGLKLAIEQIHGTYEESFQLLFNWKAQIEMSSPGSIIEIELEGTKKNRFKRIFVALKPCVDGFLDGCRPFVGIDASALNGQYTGQLASATSVDGHNWLYHLTFAVFHSETEDNWKWFLQQLRRAIGSPEGLVICTDACKGLETAVGKVFPEAENRECMRHLYSNFMKHYHGDVFTDHLYPAARSYTEGLFKWHMQKIYKFAPDAIEYLQEYHGRLWYRCGFSEKSKCDYLTNNVSESFNAQIKNSKGLLLHELLDGIRELIMEKRYIRRKIGREMQDGILPDVIKELNTISKNLKVVKVTRSDEHMAEVTLLDNYNNQKRHSVDLQNHSCGCREWQLTGKPCKHALAWILSNRGIKIADFVHEYYSVARFRAAYAARVEPIPDRSQWPVVDLGFKVLPPLMGRAPGRPKVQRQRGCLETKASKKKVKCKRCGNFGHFAKTCKLPEQGQDGEAAAGTQNKRKRQETEGDTAGPSQVKKKKAAPKKKKTPVKKKLVKATAAPQPSVVRSLKDFIARL; translated from the exons ATGGCTTCTCAAGGGTGGTGTGCAGATAGACTGGCCGATTGGCTAAAGAAGAACCCTAACAAAGGTCCCAAAGATGCAAAGGACAAGTTAGAGGGTGATTATGGGATTACTTTGAAATATTCGAAAGCATGGTCTGGCCTGAAGCTGGCCATAGAGCAGATTCATGGTACATATGAGGAATCTTTTCAACTTCTGTTTAATTGGAAAGCTCAAATTGAGATGAGCTCTCCTGGAAGCATTATAGAGATTGAGCTAGAAGGTACAAAGAAGAATCGCTTTAAGAGGATTTTTGTAGCTCTGAAGCCATGTGTAGATGGATTTTTGGATGGCTGTAGACCCTTTGTGGGCATAGATGCCTCGGCCTTGAACGGCCAGTACACCGGACAGTTGGCTTCAGCAACTAGTGTTGATGGCCACAACTGGTTATATCATTTGACCTTTGCTGTTTTTCACTCGGAGACAGAGGACAACTGGAAATGGTTTCTGCAGCAGTTGCGTAGAGCTATAGGCTCACCAGAAGGCCTTGTAATATGTACAGACGCTTGTAAAGGGTTGGAAACTGCAGTGGGCAAGGTATTCCCAGAAGCAGAGAACAGAGAGTGTATGAGGCACTTGTATTCCAACTTCATGAAGCACTATCATGGGGATGTATTCACTGACCACTTATATCCTGCTGCAAGAAGCTACACAGAGGGTCTTTTCAAGTGGCATATGCAGAAGATTTATAAGTTTGCTCCTGATGCTATAGAATACCTGCAAGAATATCATGGCAGGTTGTGGTATAGATGTGGATTTTCAGAGAAAAGTAAATGTGATTATTTAACCAATAATGTGTCTGAGAGTTTCAATGCTCAGATCAAGAATTCAAAAGGCTTGCTGTTGCATGAATTGCTTGATGGAATTAGAGAGTTGATCATGGAGAAGAGGTACATTAGGAGGAAGATAGGGAGAGAGATGCAGGACGGCATCCTTCCAGATGTCATCAAGGAGCTAAATACAATTAGCAAAAACCTTAAAGTTGTCAAAGTTACAAGGAGTGATGAGCACATGGCTGAAGTTACATTGCTTGATAACTACAACAACCAAAAGAGGCATTCAGTGGACCTCCAGAACCACTCATGTGGATGTAGGGAATGGCAGCTCACAGGCAAGCCTTGCAAACATGCCTTGGCATGGATACTATCCAACAGAGGGATCAAAATTGCTGATTTTGTGCATGAGTATTATTCAGTTGCTAGATTCAGGGCTGCATATGCTGCTAGAGTAGAGCCCATACCAGATAGATCACAATGGCCAGTTGTTGATCTTGGCTTCAAAGTTCTTCCACCACTGATGGGCAGAGCTCCAGGTAGACCCAAGGTACAGAGACAGAGAGGATGCCTGGAGACAAAAGCAAGCAAGAAGAAGGTCAAATGCAAAAGGTGTGGCAATTTTGGCCACTTCGCCAAAACTTGCAAGCTGCCAGAGCAAGGACAAGATGGAGAAGCTGCAGCAGGCACACAAAACAAGAG GAAGAGGCAAGAAACAGAAGGAGACACAGCTGGACCATCCCAAGTCAAGAAAAAGAAGGCCGCACCAAAGAAAAAGAAGACTCCAGTTaaaaagaagcttgtgaaggCAACTGCTGCTCCACAACCTAGTGTTGTCCGAAGCCTAAAAGACTTCATTGCCAGGCTATGA